A part of Brachybacterium faecium DSM 4810 genomic DNA contains:
- a CDS encoding family 3 adenylate cyclase (PFAM: Adenylate and Guanylate cyclase catalytic domain) yields MTGGMEDLERSSDSARRGPAEESSTPQDAVPVETAELPDLTEDASGPGSLDDQEILDLNRRFAAVRRSVGALEKVLLQGPRKYSRRDLDEQQDIPERLTSVYWRSLGFTPVDEDTVVFTEEDAHAIGDLASIVEEGAITERAFSSISRGMGFHMGRLAMWITEALVDEAKHADGLDDSQARQQMLDSIPELLEVFESQVMFTFRRQLAAYAARAGSEVLHRDTDELFPLQRAIGFADLVQFTRLAQDLPGTELADMVGRFESLSRDVISVGGGRVVKTVGDEIMFLADTPEDGAQIAVSLAETITESPALPPVRVGLAWGSMFSRYGDVFGPTVNLAARMESVARPGTVVVDAETGAAIAQAMPGGFSFADGEDVDLHGIGAVHVREMRRDRSAPLDMGL; encoded by the coding sequence GTGACCGGAGGCATGGAAGACCTGGAGCGCAGCTCGGACTCCGCGCGGCGCGGCCCCGCGGAGGAGTCGTCGACGCCGCAGGACGCCGTCCCGGTGGAGACCGCGGAGCTGCCCGACCTCACGGAGGACGCCTCGGGGCCCGGCTCCCTCGACGATCAGGAGATCCTCGACCTCAACCGGCGCTTCGCGGCGGTGCGCCGCAGCGTCGGCGCCCTCGAGAAGGTGCTGCTGCAGGGGCCGCGCAAGTACTCCCGCCGCGACCTCGACGAGCAGCAGGACATCCCCGAACGGCTCACCTCCGTGTACTGGCGCTCGCTCGGCTTCACCCCCGTCGACGAGGACACGGTCGTGTTCACCGAGGAGGACGCCCACGCGATCGGCGACCTCGCCTCGATCGTCGAGGAGGGCGCGATCACCGAGCGCGCCTTCTCGAGCATCTCCCGCGGCATGGGCTTCCACATGGGCCGCCTGGCGATGTGGATCACCGAGGCGCTGGTGGACGAGGCCAAGCACGCCGACGGTCTCGACGACTCCCAGGCCCGCCAGCAGATGCTCGACTCCATCCCGGAGCTGCTCGAGGTCTTCGAATCCCAGGTGATGTTCACCTTCCGCCGCCAGCTGGCCGCCTACGCCGCCCGCGCCGGCAGCGAGGTGCTGCACCGCGACACCGACGAGCTGTTCCCGCTGCAGCGCGCGATCGGCTTCGCCGACCTGGTCCAGTTCACCCGCCTGGCCCAGGACCTCCCCGGCACCGAGCTGGCCGACATGGTGGGCCGCTTCGAGTCGCTCAGCCGGGACGTGATCTCCGTCGGCGGCGGCCGGGTGGTCAAGACCGTCGGCGACGAGATCATGTTCCTGGCCGACACGCCGGAGGACGGCGCCCAGATCGCGGTGAGCCTGGCCGAGACGATCACCGAGTCCCCGGCCCTGCCGCCGGTGCGCGTGGGTCTGGCCTGGGGGTCGATGTTCTCCCGCTACGGCGACGTCTTCGGCCCGACGGTCAACCTCGCCGCCCGCATGGAATCCGTGGCCCGGCCCGGCACCGTCGTGGTCGATGCGGAGACCGGCGCCGCGATCGCGCAGGCGATGCCCGGCGGGTTCTCCTTCGCCGACGGCGAGGACGTGGACCTCCACGGGATCGGCGCGGTGCACGTCCGAGAGATGCGCCGGGACCGCTCTGCACCGCTGGACATGGGCCTGTGA
- a CDS encoding MAF protein (PFAM: Maf-like protein~TIGRFAM: MAF protein), producing MTTDHDPLLLLASASAGRRATLRAARIEHSTLPVDLDEEAILARAREQAAQSAYPAEAPTAAEEVLLLAREKAIAATSRSDGGYVVLGCDSMLELEGQVIGKPLTAERARERWRAMRGRTGVLHSGHWLVDDRAEEDGGTGATFGATASCELSFAELSDAEIDAYVATGEPLGVAGGFTLDGLGGPFIERVHGDPHAVVGLSLPLLRRMLAEIDLGVHELWEDTAGDAPHTPASS from the coding sequence ATGACCACCGACCACGATCCGCTGCTGCTGCTCGCCTCGGCGTCCGCGGGGCGGCGCGCCACCCTGCGCGCCGCCCGCATCGAGCACTCGACCCTGCCCGTCGACCTCGACGAGGAGGCGATCCTCGCCCGTGCCCGGGAGCAGGCCGCGCAGTCGGCCTACCCGGCGGAGGCGCCCACCGCCGCGGAGGAGGTGCTGCTGCTGGCCCGGGAGAAGGCGATCGCCGCGACCTCGCGCAGCGACGGCGGCTACGTGGTGCTCGGCTGCGACTCGATGCTCGAGCTCGAGGGCCAGGTGATCGGCAAGCCGCTGACCGCCGAGCGGGCCCGTGAGCGCTGGCGGGCGATGCGCGGGCGCACCGGGGTGCTGCACTCCGGGCACTGGCTGGTCGACGACCGGGCGGAGGAGGACGGCGGCACCGGTGCCACCTTCGGCGCGACCGCCAGCTGCGAGCTCAGCTTCGCCGAGCTCTCCGACGCCGAGATCGACGCCTACGTCGCCACCGGCGAGCCGCTCGGGGTGGCCGGCGGCTTCACCCTCGACGGCCTCGGCGGCCCGTTCATCGAGCGGGTGCACGGCGACCCCCACGCCGTGGTGGGCCTGTCCCTGCCGCTGCTGCGGCGGATGCTCGCCGAGATCGATCTGGGCGTCCACGAGCTGTGGGAGGACACCGCCGGCGACGCCCCGCACACCCCTGCCTCCTCCTGA
- a CDS encoding uncharacterized conserved protein (PFAM: Bacterial protein of unknown function (DUF885)) has product MPESPSAVSPTRPATALDRLADEYVDLSARLDPFLATALGVPGHDAEVTDHSPAAVAERTDAARALLARAAEVPDEDAVDTVTRAALTERLGLEIERAEQRLDIATVNSLASPLQSRDALDQMPTDTAEDWQAIAERMARMPHALSTWVESLHEAAEHGVLSSRRQLLLGAEQARGFAAADGFFPSFARDAVGDDRQREHVAAAARTAAQGYLDLAAQLEQLAPRAPEHDAVGRDAYALASRTFLGTPIDIDETYAWGIEELRSVVAEQEAVAARINQRAGNGGGSSVQAAKRALNADPARVLHGTEELRTWMQDLSDRAVEELAGTHFDIPEPLRRLECRIARTGSGGIYYTGPSEDLTRPGRMWWDVPPGTTEFHTWLETTTVYHEGVPGHHLQVGIQTLQASTLNRWRALMCWVSGHGEGWALYAERLMDQLGYLADDGDRLGMLDAQRLRAGRVVLDIGLHCGLPMPEGIAGSAGGAWSYQKAWDFMSAHWGVTEAEQRFELHRYLGWPGQAPSYKIGQRVWEQLRAAAESSGTPVRDFHRRALELGGLPLSVLEEALR; this is encoded by the coding sequence ATGCCCGAGAGCCCCTCCGCCGTGTCCCCCACGCGCCCCGCGACCGCCCTGGACCGCCTGGCCGACGAGTACGTCGATCTCAGCGCCCGCCTGGACCCGTTCCTCGCCACCGCCCTCGGCGTGCCCGGCCACGACGCCGAGGTCACCGACCACTCCCCCGCCGCAGTCGCCGAGCGCACCGACGCCGCCCGCGCCCTGCTCGCCCGCGCCGCCGAGGTCCCGGACGAGGACGCCGTGGACACCGTCACCCGCGCCGCGCTCACCGAGCGGCTGGGCCTCGAGATCGAGCGCGCGGAGCAGCGTCTGGACATCGCGACCGTCAACAGCCTCGCCTCCCCGCTGCAGTCCCGCGACGCGCTCGACCAGATGCCCACCGACACCGCCGAGGACTGGCAGGCCATCGCCGAGCGCATGGCGCGGATGCCCCATGCGCTCAGCACCTGGGTCGAGTCCCTCCACGAGGCGGCCGAGCACGGCGTGCTCTCCTCCCGCCGCCAGCTGCTGCTCGGGGCCGAGCAGGCCCGCGGCTTCGCCGCTGCGGATGGCTTCTTCCCCTCCTTCGCCCGTGACGCCGTGGGCGATGACCGGCAGCGCGAGCACGTGGCCGCGGCCGCCCGCACCGCGGCGCAGGGCTACCTCGACCTCGCCGCGCAGCTCGAGCAGCTCGCCCCGCGCGCCCCCGAGCACGATGCGGTGGGGCGGGACGCCTACGCCCTGGCCTCGCGCACCTTCCTGGGCACCCCGATCGACATCGACGAGACCTACGCCTGGGGCATCGAGGAGCTGCGCTCCGTGGTGGCCGAGCAGGAGGCGGTCGCCGCCCGCATCAACCAGCGGGCCGGCAACGGCGGCGGCAGCTCGGTCCAGGCCGCGAAGCGGGCGCTGAACGCCGATCCCGCCCGGGTGCTGCACGGCACCGAGGAGCTGCGCACCTGGATGCAGGATCTCAGCGACCGCGCCGTCGAGGAGCTCGCCGGCACCCACTTCGACATCCCCGAGCCGCTGCGCCGGCTGGAGTGCCGCATCGCCCGCACCGGCTCCGGCGGCATCTACTACACCGGCCCCAGCGAGGACCTCACCCGGCCGGGCAGGATGTGGTGGGACGTGCCGCCCGGCACCACCGAGTTCCACACCTGGCTGGAGACCACGACCGTGTACCACGAGGGCGTGCCCGGCCATCACCTCCAGGTGGGCATCCAGACCCTCCAGGCGAGCACCTTGAACCGGTGGAGGGCGCTGATGTGCTGGGTCTCCGGCCACGGCGAGGGCTGGGCGCTGTACGCCGAGCGGCTGATGGACCAGCTGGGCTATCTCGCCGACGACGGCGACCGGCTGGGGATGCTCGACGCGCAGCGGCTGCGGGCCGGCCGGGTGGTGCTCGACATCGGCCTGCACTGCGGGCTGCCGATGCCGGAAGGGATCGCGGGATCCGCCGGCGGGGCGTGGAGCTACCAGAAGGCCTGGGACTTCATGAGCGCCCACTGGGGCGTGACCGAGGCCGAGCAGCGCTTCGAGCTGCACCGCTACCTGGGCTGGCCCGGCCAGGCACCCTCCTACAAGATCGGCCAGCGCGTCTGGGAGCAGCTGCGCGCTGCGGCCGAGAGCTCCGGCACCCCGGTGCGTGATTTCCATCGCCGTGCCCTGGAGCTCGGCGGCCTGCCCCTGTCCGTCCTCGAGGAGGCCCTGCGATGA
- a CDS encoding signal transduction histidine kinase (PFAM: His Kinase A (phosphoacceptor) domain; Histidine kinase-, DNA gyrase B-, and HSP90-like ATPase) translates to MRQRVLQATIITVLLAVLMLGIPLGYSWLQLVHQNLNNELNGILDEVRVDSETRLQEGGEIDEALLQRHVDAQSDLSLAISVTYDGTEHTAGDPPGSDPLKRNTNGASGQSITVYIPKSDVRAHTASAWVLMTVAGLAALSIGVSVALWQAQRISMPLARLSRRAEEMGSGRSRGPWQSSGIAEIDDVAEELARSGAMLNERLEAESRLASDASHQLRTPLTALSMRLDEILATSSEEWVREEARISLEQIDRLTEVVHDLINAPRSSQRRTPGVVELRSVLTQQSEEWSPAYRRAGRELRVQVPRSAAVWGSTGPLTQVIATLIENALAHGGGRTTVKVRRNDHSTVVEVADEGAGIDAELGAQIFERSVSGRSSSGTGVGLALARTLVEDDGGRLELLTERPATFGVFLISAPGDDGIDEEDEAPRPGRRHRGGRQGRAGRGTRAGRALRADMTPSGVQGSRSTADDFDSLPQGSVVRRRPRTDG, encoded by the coding sequence GTGCGGCAGCGCGTGCTGCAGGCCACCATCATCACCGTCCTGCTGGCCGTGCTGATGCTCGGCATCCCGCTGGGCTACTCCTGGCTCCAGCTGGTGCACCAGAACCTCAACAACGAGCTCAACGGCATCCTCGACGAGGTCCGCGTGGACTCCGAGACCCGCCTGCAGGAGGGCGGGGAGATCGACGAGGCTCTCCTGCAGCGGCACGTGGACGCGCAGAGCGACCTGAGCCTCGCCATCTCCGTCACCTACGACGGGACCGAGCACACCGCCGGGGATCCGCCCGGGAGCGATCCGCTGAAGCGGAACACCAACGGCGCCTCCGGCCAGTCGATCACCGTGTACATCCCGAAATCGGACGTGCGCGCCCATACGGCCAGCGCCTGGGTGCTGATGACGGTCGCCGGGCTCGCCGCGCTGTCGATCGGCGTCTCCGTCGCACTGTGGCAGGCCCAACGCATCTCCATGCCTCTGGCACGGCTCAGCCGGCGCGCCGAGGAGATGGGATCCGGGCGCTCGCGCGGCCCGTGGCAGTCCTCCGGCATCGCCGAGATCGACGACGTGGCCGAGGAGCTCGCCCGCTCCGGCGCGATGCTCAACGAGCGGCTCGAGGCGGAGAGCCGCCTCGCCTCCGACGCCTCCCACCAGCTGCGCACCCCCCTGACCGCCCTCTCGATGCGGCTGGACGAGATCCTCGCCACCAGCTCCGAGGAATGGGTGCGCGAGGAGGCCCGCATCTCCCTCGAGCAGATCGACCGGCTCACCGAGGTGGTGCACGACCTCATCAACGCCCCCCGCTCCTCGCAGCGCCGCACCCCCGGCGTGGTGGAGCTGCGCAGCGTGCTCACCCAGCAGAGCGAGGAATGGTCCCCGGCCTACCGCCGCGCCGGCCGCGAGCTGCGGGTGCAGGTGCCGCGCAGCGCCGCGGTGTGGGGCTCGACCGGCCCGCTCACCCAGGTCATCGCCACCCTCATCGAGAACGCCCTCGCCCACGGCGGGGGCCGCACCACGGTCAAGGTGCGCCGCAACGACCACTCGACCGTGGTCGAGGTCGCCGACGAGGGTGCCGGCATCGACGCCGAGCTGGGCGCACAGATCTTCGAACGCTCCGTCTCCGGGCGCAGCTCGAGCGGCACCGGGGTGGGACTCGCGCTCGCCCGCACCCTGGTCGAGGACGACGGCGGGCGCCTCGAGCTGCTCACCGAGAGGCCCGCGACCTTCGGCGTGTTCCTCATCTCCGCGCCCGGCGATGACGGGATCGACGAGGAGGACGAGGCCCCGCGCCCCGGCCGCAGGCACCGCGGGGGCCGGCAGGGCCGTGCCGGCCGCGGCACCCGCGCCGGCCGCGCGCTGCGCGCCGACATGACCCCCAGCGGGGTGCAGGGGTCACGCTCCACCGCGGACGACTTCGACTCCCTGCCTCAGGGGTCCGTGGTCCGGCGCCGACCGCGCACCGACGGCTGA
- a CDS encoding response regulator with CheY-like receiver domain and winged-helix DNA-binding domain (PFAM: Transcriptional regulatory protein, C terminal; Response regulator receiver domain) has product MTRLLLVEDDSAIAEPLSRALDREGYTVTRASRGMDALGIAAGAESIDLVILDLGLPDLDGLEVARRLRKGGLECPILILTARADEVDAVVGLDAGADDYVTKPFRLGELQARIRALMRRSQATEESGDSYDVNGVTLDVSARRAYADGEELSLSAKEYDLLTVLVRESGSVVTRDDLMREVWGAEWWGSTKTLDMHISWLRRKLGDDATDPRRITTVRGVGFRFETGSEG; this is encoded by the coding sequence GTGACACGACTGCTTCTCGTCGAGGACGACTCCGCCATCGCTGAACCCCTCTCCCGCGCGCTCGACCGGGAGGGGTACACCGTGACGCGCGCATCCCGGGGGATGGACGCCCTCGGCATCGCGGCGGGCGCCGAGTCGATCGACCTCGTGATCCTCGACCTCGGCCTGCCCGACCTGGACGGCCTCGAGGTCGCCCGCCGCCTGCGCAAGGGCGGGCTCGAATGCCCCATCCTCATCCTCACCGCCCGCGCCGACGAGGTCGACGCGGTGGTGGGCCTCGACGCCGGTGCCGACGATTACGTCACCAAGCCGTTCCGCCTCGGCGAGCTGCAGGCCCGCATCCGCGCCCTGATGCGGCGCTCGCAGGCCACCGAGGAATCCGGGGACAGCTACGACGTCAACGGCGTGACCCTCGACGTCTCCGCCCGTCGCGCCTACGCCGACGGGGAGGAGCTCAGCCTCTCCGCCAAGGAGTACGACCTCCTCACCGTGCTGGTGCGCGAATCCGGCAGCGTCGTCACCCGCGACGACCTCATGCGCGAGGTGTGGGGCGCCGAATGGTGGGGCTCCACGAAGACCCTGGACATGCACATCTCCTGGCTCCGCCGCAAGCTCGGCGACGACGCCACGGACCCGCGCCGGATCACCACGGTGAGGGGAGTGGGCTTCCGCTTCGAGACCGGCTCGGAGGGCTGA
- a CDS encoding phosphoribosylaminoimidazole carboxylase (PFAM: ATP-grasp domain~TIGRFAM: phosphoribosylaminoimidazole carboxylase, PurK protein), with amino-acid sequence MPETTPRPDQPTTAGSGARCLGIIGAGQLARMMLGPAIELGLTTPVLATDPAESAAAVASRLRLGRHDDPAAVRELAAEVEVLTFDHEHVPTAILEGIERDGLAAVRPGPAALVHAQDKLVMRERLTALGHPCPRWWRIADAEDLTTALAEAGGKVVVKTPRGGYDGHGVRVVEHAEQARDWLAAHEELLAEELVPFARELSAQVARRPGGETVAYPVVQSVQKDGVCYEVVAPAPGLDEDAQQRIQDLARAIAEDLGVTGMLAVELFETADGEVSVNELAMRPHNTGHWSMDGAVTGQFEQHLRAVADLPLGSTAPLAPVAVMVNLLGGAVEDLAPGARAALAADPELKLHLYGKSVRPGRKIGHVTLVGDDADALLERAHRAERLIIDGPAAPVGPTTPGATR; translated from the coding sequence GTGCCCGAGACCACGCCCCGCCCCGACCAGCCCACGACCGCCGGCAGCGGCGCCCGATGCCTCGGCATCATCGGCGCCGGGCAGCTGGCCCGGATGATGCTCGGCCCGGCGATCGAGCTGGGCCTGACCACCCCCGTCCTCGCCACGGATCCCGCCGAATCCGCCGCGGCCGTCGCCTCCCGGCTCCGCCTGGGCCGGCACGACGACCCCGCCGCGGTGCGGGAGCTCGCCGCCGAGGTCGAGGTGCTCACCTTCGACCACGAGCACGTGCCCACCGCGATCCTCGAGGGGATCGAGCGGGACGGCCTCGCCGCCGTGCGCCCCGGCCCCGCAGCCCTCGTCCACGCCCAGGACAAGCTCGTGATGCGCGAGCGCCTCACCGCGCTCGGCCACCCCTGCCCCCGCTGGTGGCGGATCGCCGACGCCGAGGACCTCACCACCGCTCTCGCCGAGGCCGGCGGGAAGGTGGTCGTCAAGACCCCGCGCGGCGGCTACGACGGCCACGGGGTGCGGGTCGTCGAGCACGCCGAGCAGGCCCGGGACTGGCTCGCCGCGCACGAGGAGCTGCTCGCCGAGGAGCTCGTGCCCTTCGCCCGCGAGCTCTCCGCGCAGGTCGCGCGCCGCCCCGGCGGGGAGACGGTCGCCTACCCGGTCGTGCAGTCGGTGCAGAAGGACGGCGTCTGCTACGAGGTGGTCGCCCCCGCCCCCGGCCTCGACGAGGACGCCCAGCAGCGCATCCAGGACCTCGCCCGCGCGATCGCCGAGGACCTCGGCGTCACCGGCATGCTCGCGGTCGAGCTGTTCGAGACCGCCGACGGCGAGGTGAGCGTCAACGAGCTCGCCATGCGCCCCCACAACACCGGGCACTGGTCCATGGACGGCGCGGTGACCGGCCAGTTCGAGCAGCACCTGCGCGCCGTCGCGGACCTCCCCCTGGGCTCGACCGCGCCGCTCGCCCCCGTGGCGGTGATGGTGAACCTGCTCGGCGGTGCCGTCGAGGACCTCGCCCCCGGGGCCCGCGCCGCGCTCGCCGCCGATCCGGAGCTGAAGCTCCACCTCTACGGGAAGTCCGTGCGTCCCGGCCGCAAGATCGGCCACGTCACCCTCGTCGGGGACGACGCCGATGCCCTGCTCGAGCGCGCCCACCGCGCCGAGCGCCTGATCATCGACGGGCCTGCCGCGCCCGTCGGCCCCACGACCCCCGGAGCGACCCGATGA
- a CDS encoding acetyl-CoA carboxylase, carboxyltransferase component (subunits alpha and beta) (PFAM: Carboxyl transferase domain): MTDAPRPLTTAQRLEDLRERDAAAVSAADEVAVQKQHARGKKTARERISDLLDDGSFVETDRFVRHQARNFGIDRKRPYGDGIVTGYGTIDGRQVCVYSQDFTAFGGSLGEAHGRKIQKIQDLALSTGVPIIGILDGGGARIQEGVASLAMFAGIFKRNTRASGVIPQISLIMGPAAGGAVYSPALTDIIVMVEKTSHMFITGPDVIRTVTGEDVGFEELGGARTHSSRSGVAHYMAPDEAEAIEYVKDLLSYLPANTLSPAPSFPVPFEEELTATDTALDTLVPDSPNQPYDMLTAIRAVLDDEEFLEVQPLFAPNVLVGFGRVEGSSVGIIANQPSHLAGTLDIDASEKAARFVRLCDANNIPVLTFVDVPGFLPGTDQEYGGIIRRGAKLLYAYAEATVPLITVITRKAYGGAYIVMGSKELGADINLAWPTAQIAVMGSQGAVNILHRGDLREVAEQGGDVEAARTRFEAEYEEQFATPYTAAERGWIDGVIRPAETRLEVARALRALRTKRDTLPTKKHGNIPL; this comes from the coding sequence GTGACCGACGCCCCGAGGCCGCTCACCACCGCCCAGCGACTCGAGGACCTGCGCGAGCGTGATGCCGCCGCCGTCTCCGCCGCCGATGAGGTCGCGGTCCAGAAGCAGCATGCCCGAGGCAAGAAGACGGCCCGGGAGCGCATCTCCGACCTGCTGGACGACGGCTCGTTCGTGGAGACCGACAGGTTCGTCCGCCACCAGGCCCGCAACTTCGGCATCGACCGCAAGCGCCCCTACGGCGACGGGATCGTCACCGGCTACGGCACGATCGACGGCCGCCAGGTGTGCGTGTACTCCCAGGACTTCACCGCCTTCGGCGGCTCTCTCGGCGAGGCGCACGGCCGCAAGATCCAGAAGATCCAGGACCTGGCGCTGAGCACCGGGGTGCCGATCATCGGGATCCTCGACGGCGGCGGCGCCCGCATCCAGGAGGGCGTGGCCTCGCTGGCCATGTTCGCCGGCATTTTCAAGCGCAACACCCGCGCCTCCGGCGTGATCCCCCAGATCTCCCTGATCATGGGCCCGGCCGCCGGCGGGGCCGTGTACTCCCCGGCGCTCACGGACATCATCGTGATGGTCGAGAAGACCTCCCACATGTTCATCACCGGCCCGGACGTGATCCGCACCGTCACCGGCGAGGACGTCGGCTTCGAGGAGCTGGGCGGCGCGCGCACCCACTCCTCCCGCTCCGGTGTGGCCCATTACATGGCGCCCGACGAGGCCGAGGCGATCGAGTACGTCAAGGATCTGCTGAGCTACCTGCCGGCGAACACGCTGAGCCCGGCCCCGTCCTTCCCGGTCCCCTTCGAGGAGGAGCTCACCGCGACGGACACGGCGCTGGACACCCTGGTGCCGGATTCGCCCAACCAGCCGTACGACATGCTCACCGCGATCCGTGCGGTGCTCGACGACGAGGAGTTCCTCGAGGTCCAGCCGCTGTTCGCCCCGAACGTGCTGGTCGGCTTCGGCCGGGTCGAGGGCAGCAGCGTGGGCATCATCGCCAACCAGCCCTCCCACCTGGCGGGCACGCTCGACATCGACGCCTCCGAGAAGGCGGCCCGCTTCGTGCGGCTGTGCGATGCGAACAACATCCCGGTGCTGACCTTCGTGGACGTGCCCGGCTTCCTGCCCGGCACCGACCAGGAGTACGGCGGCATCATCCGTCGCGGCGCGAAGCTGCTGTACGCCTACGCCGAGGCGACCGTGCCGCTGATCACCGTCATCACCCGCAAGGCGTACGGCGGCGCGTACATCGTGATGGGCTCCAAGGAGCTCGGCGCGGACATCAACCTGGCCTGGCCCACCGCCCAGATCGCGGTGATGGGCTCGCAGGGCGCAGTGAACATCCTCCATCGCGGTGATCTGCGCGAGGTCGCCGAGCAGGGCGGGGACGTCGAGGCCGCCCGCACGCGCTTCGAGGCGGAGTACGAGGAGCAGTTCGCGACCCCGTACACCGCGGCCGAGCGCGGCTGGATCGACGGCGTGATCCGCCCCGCGGAGACCCGCCTCGAGGTGGCCCGCGCGCTGCGCGCCCTGCGCACCAAGCGCGACACGCTGCCCACCAAGAAGCACGGGAACATCCCGCTGTGA
- a CDS encoding biotin-(acetyl-CoA carboxylase) ligase (PFAM: Biotin protein ligase C terminal domain; Biotin/lipoate A/B protein ligase family~TIGRFAM: birA, biotin-[acetyl-CoA-carboxylase] ligase region), whose protein sequence is MDQAGRARHPAHPRGVPEVAIIRLDEVTSTQDEAARRLQSGQRTPFALTARHQSRGRGRLGRPFASPAGGSLALTYVHRSRLDPARRGWFPLAAGLAALTALDAVLGPGATGSRATGPGTTGPDSTGPDATSPGSMGTDITGAARIGLKWPNDLHTEDGRKLGGILVEGRGADVVMLGIGLNLRGPILQADGTELPGAAWLRGDHGLRPGAATGTGPAGGAEPGRAAHEERTAREDAGALGARLESALAAALAEELALLESTGGDGVGAGTHERYTMTCLTLGRAVRVDPLGERGAGGEHPPSLHGTARAIDARGRLVVDLGGGEQVAVDVGDVRHLRPGDPVRSTTRDATGIEQEEHGT, encoded by the coding sequence ATGGACCAGGCGGGCAGGGCACGGCATCCGGCGCACCCCCGGGGCGTCCCGGAGGTGGCGATCATCCGCCTCGACGAGGTGACCTCCACCCAGGACGAGGCGGCGCGCCGCCTGCAGTCGGGACAGCGCACCCCCTTCGCGCTCACCGCCCGGCACCAGAGCCGCGGACGCGGACGGCTGGGGCGCCCCTTCGCCAGCCCGGCGGGCGGGAGCCTCGCCCTCACCTATGTGCACCGCAGCCGCCTCGATCCCGCCCGACGGGGCTGGTTCCCCCTCGCCGCGGGGCTCGCGGCGCTCACCGCCCTCGACGCGGTGCTCGGCCCGGGGGCGACCGGGTCGCGTGCCACAGGACCCGGCACGACGGGCCCTGACTCGACGGGCCCTGATGCGACGAGCCCTGGCTCGATGGGCACTGACATCACGGGCGCTGCCCGGATCGGACTGAAATGGCCCAACGACCTGCACACCGAGGACGGCCGCAAGCTCGGCGGCATCCTCGTCGAGGGCCGGGGCGCGGACGTGGTGATGCTCGGCATCGGGCTGAACCTGCGTGGACCGATCCTGCAGGCCGACGGCACCGAGCTGCCCGGCGCGGCCTGGCTACGCGGGGACCACGGGCTGCGCCCCGGTGCCGCGACCGGGACGGGCCCGGCGGGCGGCGCCGAGCCCGGACGGGCGGCGCACGAGGAGCGGACAGCGCGCGAGGACGCCGGCGCGCTCGGCGCCCGCCTCGAGAGCGCCCTGGCCGCCGCGCTCGCCGAGGAGCTGGCGCTGCTCGAGTCCACAGGGGGAGACGGTGTCGGCGCCGGCACCCACGAGCGCTACACTATGACGTGCCTCACACTCGGGCGTGCGGTGCGGGTCGATCCCCTGGGGGAGCGGGGCGCGGGGGGAGAGCATCCGCCCTCGCTGCACGGCACCGCCCGGGCGATCGACGCGCGCGGCCGGCTGGTCGTCGACCTCGGCGGAGGCGAACAGGTGGCCGTGGACGTCGGTGATGTGCGGCATCTGCGACCGGGCGATCCCGTCCGGTCCACGACTCGCGATGCGACAGGCATCGAGCAGGAGGAGCACGGCACGTGA